In the genome of Candidatus Cloacimonadota bacterium, one region contains:
- a CDS encoding type I restriction endonuclease subunit R, giving the protein MLEKSVESIALHLLEDLGYQIKSYPHLLEDSDIPELLRLETLQAMLARFNPTLPVDCLAEAAHQVLRLKQPSLLDRNRAFHKLLVEGVPVSYRLEGKTVHSSARLVDFAFPENNDFLAVSQMTVIEDKHIRRPDIVLFLNGLPLAVLELKNPSDPNTTIWSAYNQIQTYISQIPSLFAYNSLLVITDGLDARVGTLSSGRERMMPWRTISGEEIENSETSKMEVLLRGIFEPSRLISIIRHFIVFEENRSGTIKKLAGYHQFHAVNAAVDKTIQAISRQGDRRCGVVWHTQGSGKSLTMAFYAGRLVQHPALENPTIVVITDRNDLDDQLFRTFCSCRDLIRQTPKQADDRADLRNLLKVASGGVIFTTIQKFMPDEVGVDYPLLSERRNIVVIADEAHRSQYDFIDGFAKNMRDALPNASFIAFTGTPVELTDRNTRAVFGDYISVYDIQQAVLDNATVPIYYESRLAKLELDEAEKPKLDPEFEEITENREPDEKEKLKSKWAALEAVVGSQKRIDLIAADIVAHWETRSETLEGKAMIVCMSRRICVELYQALTKLRPGWHSPDDRAGAIKVVMTGNPADPLEFQGHIRSKDRRDKIAERFKDPADPLRIAIVRDMWLTGFDVPCLHTMYVDKPMHGHGLMQAIARVNRVYKDKPGGLVVDYLGLAEELKRALATYTQAKGKGTITLDQNEALAVLMEQYEQCQRLFHGFDWSAWLRGTPKDKLDLIAPAQEFILAQENGKTRLVETVAKLTKAFALSVPHPSALEIREEIGFFQSVKAAVIKSSGSGADHDPLGMESAIAQLVSKAISSDRVVDIFAAAGLEKPDVSILSDEFLEEVRRMPHKNLAVELLKKLLNDEIKARFRKNAVLSRSFAEMLAETIRKYQNRTLEAAAIIAELIKIAKEVKDAEKRGEKLKMNDDELAFYDALGNNDSAVLELGDETLKKIALELIDSVRRNVTIDWAVREQARAKMRVMVKRILKKYGYPPDKTEEATDLVIEQAELICGDFAA; this is encoded by the coding sequence ATGCTCGAAAAATCCGTTGAATCCATAGCCCTGCATCTCCTGGAAGATCTGGGCTATCAGATCAAGTCCTATCCCCATCTCCTGGAAGATAGCGACATTCCTGAGTTGCTCCGTCTGGAGACCCTCCAGGCCATGCTGGCCCGCTTCAATCCCACGTTACCCGTGGATTGTCTGGCGGAGGCCGCGCATCAGGTTTTGCGGCTCAAACAGCCCTCGCTGCTGGACAGGAACCGGGCTTTTCACAAGCTGTTGGTGGAGGGGGTTCCAGTCTCCTACCGGCTGGAAGGCAAGACGGTTCACAGCTCGGCCAGGCTGGTGGATTTCGCTTTCCCGGAGAACAACGACTTTCTGGCCGTGAGCCAGATGACGGTGATCGAGGACAAGCACATCCGCCGCCCGGACATCGTGCTCTTCCTGAACGGCCTGCCCCTCGCGGTGCTGGAACTGAAGAATCCTTCCGACCCGAACACCACTATCTGGAGCGCCTACAATCAGATCCAGACCTACATCAGCCAGATCCCCTCGCTCTTTGCCTACAATTCCCTGCTGGTGATCACCGACGGCCTGGACGCCCGGGTGGGAACGCTCAGTTCCGGCCGGGAGCGGATGATGCCCTGGCGCACCATCTCCGGCGAGGAGATCGAGAACAGCGAGACCTCCAAAATGGAAGTGCTGCTTCGGGGGATCTTCGAGCCATCCAGGCTGATTAGCATCATCCGCCATTTCATCGTATTTGAGGAAAACCGCTCCGGCACCATCAAGAAGCTGGCCGGCTACCACCAGTTCCACGCGGTGAACGCGGCTGTGGACAAGACCATCCAGGCCATATCCCGGCAGGGGGACAGGCGCTGCGGCGTGGTCTGGCACACCCAGGGCAGCGGCAAGAGCCTCACTATGGCCTTCTACGCCGGCAGGCTGGTTCAACATCCGGCTTTGGAAAATCCCACCATTGTGGTGATAACGGACCGCAACGACCTGGACGATCAGCTCTTCCGCACCTTTTGCAGTTGCCGGGACCTGATCCGCCAGACGCCCAAACAGGCGGATGACCGCGCCGATCTGCGGAATCTGCTGAAAGTGGCTTCCGGCGGTGTGATCTTCACCACCATCCAGAAATTCATGCCCGATGAAGTGGGTGTGGATTACCCTCTGCTCAGCGAGCGGCGCAACATCGTGGTGATCGCCGATGAGGCCCACCGCAGCCAGTACGATTTTATCGACGGCTTCGCCAAAAACATGCGCGACGCCCTGCCCAACGCCAGTTTCATCGCTTTCACCGGCACCCCGGTGGAACTCACCGACCGCAACACCAGGGCCGTGTTCGGCGATTACATCAGCGTTTACGACATTCAACAGGCGGTGCTGGACAACGCCACGGTGCCGATCTATTATGAAAGCCGGTTGGCCAAGCTGGAACTGGACGAAGCCGAGAAACCCAAGCTGGACCCGGAGTTTGAGGAGATCACCGAAAACCGGGAGCCGGACGAGAAGGAAAAGCTGAAGAGCAAGTGGGCCGCCCTGGAAGCGGTGGTCGGCTCGCAAAAGAGGATAGATCTCATCGCCGCGGATATCGTTGCCCACTGGGAAACCCGCAGCGAGACCCTGGAAGGCAAGGCCATGATCGTCTGCATGAGCCGCCGCATCTGCGTTGAGCTGTACCAGGCCCTTACAAAACTGCGTCCCGGTTGGCATTCACCGGATGACCGCGCGGGCGCCATCAAGGTTGTCATGACGGGAAATCCGGCCGATCCCCTCGAGTTTCAGGGCCACATCCGCAGCAAGGACCGCCGCGACAAGATCGCCGAGAGGTTCAAGGATCCGGCCGATCCTCTCCGGATCGCTATTGTGCGGGATATGTGGCTCACCGGCTTTGACGTTCCCTGCCTGCACACGATGTATGTGGACAAGCCCATGCACGGCCACGGCCTGATGCAGGCCATAGCCCGCGTAAACAGGGTTTACAAGGACAAACCCGGCGGCCTGGTGGTGGATTATCTGGGCCTGGCGGAAGAACTGAAGAGGGCCCTGGCCACCTACACCCAGGCCAAGGGCAAAGGGACCATCACCCTCGACCAGAACGAAGCCCTGGCCGTTCTGATGGAACAATACGAACAATGCCAGCGGCTGTTTCACGGTTTCGACTGGAGCGCCTGGCTGCGGGGAACACCCAAGGACAAGCTGGATCTGATCGCTCCGGCTCAGGAATTCATTCTGGCCCAGGAAAACGGTAAAACCAGGCTGGTGGAAACGGTGGCCAAACTCACCAAGGCCTTCGCCCTCAGCGTCCCCCATCCCAGCGCCCTGGAAATTCGCGAGGAGATCGGCTTCTTCCAGTCCGTCAAGGCCGCCGTCATCAAATCCTCCGGCTCCGGGGCGGACCATGATCCCCTGGGAATGGAAAGCGCCATCGCCCAGTTGGTCTCCAAAGCCATTTCCAGCGACCGCGTGGTGGATATTTTCGCCGCAGCCGGACTGGAAAAACCGGACGTCTCCATCCTTTCCGACGAGTTTTTGGAGGAGGTGCGCCGCATGCCCCACAAGAACCTGGCCGTGGAACTGCTGAAAAAACTTCTCAACGACGAGATCAAGGCCCGCTTCCGCAAAAACGCCGTTCTCTCCCGCTCCTTTGCCGAAATGCTGGCCGAAACCATCCGCAAATACCAGAACCGCACCCTCGAGGCCGCGGCCATCATTGCCGAACTGATCAAGATCGCCAAAGAGGTAAAGGATGCGGAAAAACGGGGCGAAAAACTGAAGATGAACGACGATGAACTGGCCTTCTACGACGCCCTGGGCAACAACGACAGCGCCGTGCTGGAACTCGGCGACGAGACCCTGAAAAAGATCGCCCTGGAGCTGATCGACAGCGTGCGCCGGAACGTCACCATCGACTGGGCGGTGCGGGAACAGGCCCGCGCCAAGATGCGCGTGATGGTGAAACGCATCCTCAAGAAATACGGCTATCCCCCGGACAAAACCGAGGAAGCCACCGACCTGGTGATCGAACAAGCCGAACTTATCTGCGGAGATTTCGCGGCGTGA
- a CDS encoding DUF4209 domain-containing protein, with amino-acid sequence MIQYRYDEKLDVHLEDYINAGVDAIIERLHEKDISSFHEHFSNAAKECIDNGKLKEGKVLWLLADASSMMLVPESPNEPYKPFCSMGGRRSALPEDFLLTDITFFQEIVSKISDYRLRSRIADICWYIVHPRNPDYALIAIDAYLNYRFEENEHYFECENPYKRAIYLCHIHRDLTRDRVTKIHDYLIETLRNNVKNHRIVDIVSDLLIRNGLGSSTDIVIEILLESSHTTKLDSERTLLDRAFDLIAKKNYNDPRLFEIKCRIAESYVEQGTSATSSMFAAEYYHLAIEAYRKIPRKIRIQYVSEDRIKELYEMIEGANKQATTEMNLITSPTMNVTEILTAVEGHVKGHNLPDAIYAFVSLIEQQKEQEYSEKAIERMKDSILSALVSKTHYSRDGRVVCKTSGISLNDPDGPQNKKALWVQMLEDFAHNISFSVSVMILPALKILNAEHLISLSTMIDLCSLSIAVPKDRMLLWAKGIYCGFESDFLTAVHLLTPQVENYVRISMKRNGIKTTFTDENGIETEKSLSKLLEDKDISQVLDNDLLFETKAVFTDPVGFNMRNEIAHGLVDSYVGFTYSSVYTWYFCLRLVLSNIRQQQTLNQD; translated from the coding sequence ATGATACAATACAGATATGATGAGAAGCTAGATGTTCATTTAGAAGATTATATCAATGCTGGAGTGGACGCGATCATTGAAAGACTACACGAGAAAGACATTAGTTCCTTTCATGAGCACTTCTCCAATGCTGCCAAAGAATGTATTGATAATGGAAAGTTAAAGGAAGGTAAGGTCCTATGGCTTTTAGCAGATGCAAGTTCAATGATGTTAGTACCGGAGAGCCCTAATGAACCTTACAAACCTTTTTGTTCGATGGGGGGCAGGAGGTCTGCACTTCCAGAGGATTTTTTATTAACGGATATAACTTTCTTCCAAGAGATAGTATCGAAAATCAGCGATTATAGATTGAGGTCTAGAATAGCAGATATATGTTGGTACATTGTGCATCCTAGAAATCCAGATTATGCATTAATAGCTATAGATGCTTATTTGAATTATAGATTTGAAGAAAACGAACATTATTTTGAATGTGAGAATCCATACAAACGTGCGATATATTTATGTCATATCCATAGAGATTTAACGAGAGATCGAGTTACCAAAATTCACGACTATCTAATTGAGACACTTCGAAATAATGTTAAGAATCATAGAATTGTCGACATCGTGTCTGATTTATTGATAAGGAATGGTCTTGGAAGCAGTACAGATATAGTTATTGAAATACTTCTAGAATCATCACATACAACCAAACTAGATTCAGAGCGTACTCTGTTGGATCGAGCCTTTGATTTAATTGCGAAAAAAAACTATAATGACCCAAGATTGTTTGAAATAAAATGTAGAATTGCCGAGTCTTATGTTGAACAGGGGACTTCTGCAACGAGTAGTATGTTTGCTGCAGAATATTACCATTTAGCTATCGAAGCATACCGAAAAATCCCAAGAAAAATTCGAATTCAATATGTAAGCGAAGATAGAATAAAAGAGCTATATGAAATGATTGAGGGGGCAAACAAACAAGCAACAACAGAAATGAATCTTATAACCTCACCGACTATGAACGTGACTGAAATACTAACCGCTGTTGAAGGTCATGTTAAAGGACATAATTTACCAGATGCAATCTATGCCTTTGTTTCCCTTATTGAACAACAGAAAGAGCAAGAATACAGTGAAAAAGCTATAGAAAGAATGAAAGATAGCATATTATCAGCCCTGGTTTCTAAAACACACTATTCAAGGGATGGAAGAGTAGTATGCAAAACATCTGGCATCTCGTTAAACGATCCTGACGGCCCACAAAACAAGAAGGCTTTATGGGTTCAGATGTTAGAAGACTTTGCTCACAACATTTCTTTCTCTGTAAGTGTCATGATTTTACCGGCCTTGAAGATACTGAATGCCGAACATCTTATCTCTTTGTCTACTATGATAGACCTGTGCTCATTATCCATAGCTGTGCCCAAAGACAGAATGTTATTGTGGGCCAAAGGAATATACTGTGGATTCGAAAGTGATTTTCTTACTGCGGTGCACTTATTAACACCACAAGTTGAAAACTATGTAAGGATTTCGATGAAGAGGAATGGTATTAAAACGACATTCACCGATGAGAATGGTATTGAGACAGAAAAAAGCCTAAGCAAGTTGTTAGAGGACAAGGACATAAGTCAAGTGCTCGATAATGACCTATTATTCGAGACGAAAGCTGTGTTTACGGATCCTGTAGGATTCAACATGCGGAATGAAATAGCTCATGGTCTGGTGGATTCTTATGTTGGATTTACTTACTCTTCAGTGTATACATGGTATTTTTGCCTGCGACTTGTATTGTCAAATATCAGACAACAACAGACGTTAAATCAAGATTAG
- a CDS encoding restriction endonuclease subunit S, whose amino-acid sequence MLVKLREVIDSVSDTYKFTSPDEIAIFLNTSDIYDGYVINRVSMPAKNLPGQAKKRIRKNDILYSEIRPKNKRFAYVNDECSKYVVSTKLMVLRVRQLYDTRYIYQYLKSQTTIDYLQAQAESRSGTFPQITFDVIGEIEINIPPIETQKEIAQVLGTLDDKIELNRRMNKTLEEIAQALFKHWFIDFEFPNEEGKPYKTSGGEMVDSELGLVPKGWRLGQLKELVDNVVNRVSVSERKESMPYVPIECISPKTLCLWNSLPGVKAQSSLIIFDQGDILFGAMRPYFHKVCIAPFEGTTRTTAFVLRARPQEVGYALMLINQKKTIEHATNHSEGSTIPYAKWDNIMGCMDIVVPDKNTMLKYGALMKSFLCYMNTNVSQSSILSNNRTLLFEHFFHNS is encoded by the coding sequence ATGTTAGTAAAACTACGAGAAGTAATTGATTCTGTGTCGGACACTTACAAATTTACTAGTCCTGATGAGATAGCAATTTTTTTGAATACATCAGATATCTACGACGGCTATGTTATTAATAGAGTAAGTATGCCTGCCAAAAATCTTCCCGGTCAAGCTAAGAAAAGAATACGTAAAAATGATATCTTGTACAGTGAAATAAGGCCAAAAAACAAAAGATTCGCCTATGTGAATGATGAATGTAGCAAATATGTTGTATCTACAAAGCTAATGGTTCTCAGGGTCCGGCAATTATATGATACACGGTATATATATCAATACCTTAAATCTCAAACCACAATTGATTATTTACAGGCTCAAGCAGAAAGCCGTTCAGGCACATTTCCACAAATAACGTTTGATGTAATTGGGGAAATCGAAATCAATATTCCTCCCATAGAAACCCAAAAAGAAATTGCCCAGGTCCTGGGAACCCTGGATGACAAGATCGAACTCAACCGCAGGATGAACAAAACCCTGGAGGAGATTGCCCAGGCCCTTTTCAAACACTGGTTCATAGATTTCGAATTCCCCAATGAGGAAGGCAAACCATACAAAACCTCCGGCGGGGAAATGGTTGATTCCGAACTGGGACTGGTTCCAAAAGGATGGAGGTTAGGGCAGTTAAAAGAATTAGTGGACAACGTTGTAAACAGAGTAAGTGTATCTGAGAGAAAGGAATCAATGCCATACGTCCCCATAGAATGCATATCTCCTAAAACGTTGTGTTTATGGAACTCCTTACCAGGTGTAAAAGCTCAAAGCAGTTTGATAATATTCGATCAAGGGGACATTTTATTTGGAGCTATGCGGCCGTATTTTCATAAAGTTTGTATAGCACCATTTGAGGGTACAACCAGAACAACTGCATTTGTACTACGAGCCCGGCCTCAAGAAGTTGGATATGCATTAATGCTTATAAACCAGAAAAAAACAATAGAGCATGCTACTAATCATTCTGAAGGGAGCACAATACCATACGCTAAATGGGACAATATTATGGGGTGTATGGATATAGTAGTTCCTGATAAAAATACTATGTTGAAATATGGCGCTTTAATGAAATCATTTCTATGCTATATGAATACCAACGTTTCTCAATCGTCGATATTATCAAACAATCGAACGCTATTATTCGAGCATTTTTTCCATAACTCCTGA
- a CDS encoding type I restriction-modification system subunit M: MAKRAANNSSGANLGFEETLWQTANKLLPFMDAAEYKHVVLGLIFLKYISDSFEEHHNQLLKEPLADPEDRDEYTAANIFWVPSSARWNYLQGKAHTPEIGKLIDEAMAAIEKDNKSLKNILPGNYARQDLDQAKLGELMDLIGTIGLGEKENRSKDILGRVYEYFLGKFASAEGKKSGQFYTPRCVVQLLVAMLAPVPGKRIFDPCCGSGGMFVQSERFIEDHGGHIGDIAIYGQESNPTTWRLAKMNLAIRGIEADLGPENGDSFLKDLHKDRQFDFVIANPPFNMKDWGGNQLAKDPRWQYGIPPEGNANYAWIQHFLWHLAPEGLAGFVLANGSMSSQQSGEGAIRQAIIEDDLVDCMVALPGNLFYSTSIPACLWFLSRGKNNGRFRDRRGESLFIDARELGQMIDKIHRELTEDDLDRIAGTYHAWRGDKDAGEYQDIPGFCKSVSTEEIASQNHVLTPGRYVGMALRDDEDGEPFEAKMRRLTEELYAQFEESARLEKKIKANLKKLGF, translated from the coding sequence ATGGCAAAACGCGCAGCAAACAATTCCAGCGGCGCCAATCTGGGCTTTGAAGAGACTCTCTGGCAGACCGCCAACAAGCTGCTTCCCTTCATGGACGCGGCTGAATACAAGCATGTGGTGTTGGGGCTGATCTTCCTTAAATACATCTCCGATTCCTTCGAAGAACACCACAATCAACTGCTGAAGGAACCCCTGGCCGATCCCGAGGACCGGGATGAATACACCGCCGCCAACATCTTCTGGGTGCCGTCCTCCGCCCGCTGGAACTATCTCCAGGGCAAGGCCCACACCCCGGAGATCGGCAAACTGATCGATGAAGCCATGGCCGCCATAGAAAAGGACAACAAAAGCCTGAAGAACATCCTGCCGGGAAACTACGCCCGCCAGGACCTCGATCAGGCCAAACTGGGCGAACTGATGGACCTGATCGGCACAATCGGCCTGGGCGAAAAGGAAAACCGCTCCAAAGACATCCTGGGCCGGGTCTATGAATACTTTCTGGGCAAATTCGCCAGCGCCGAAGGGAAAAAGAGCGGCCAATTCTACACCCCCCGCTGTGTGGTGCAGCTTCTGGTGGCCATGCTGGCCCCGGTGCCGGGTAAGAGGATCTTCGACCCCTGCTGCGGTTCCGGGGGAATGTTCGTCCAGAGCGAGAGATTCATCGAAGACCACGGCGGACACATCGGCGACATTGCCATCTATGGACAGGAATCCAACCCCACCACCTGGCGCCTGGCCAAGATGAACCTCGCCATCCGGGGAATAGAGGCCGATCTGGGTCCGGAAAACGGGGACAGCTTTCTCAAGGACCTCCATAAGGACCGCCAGTTCGATTTCGTGATCGCCAATCCTCCTTTCAACATGAAGGACTGGGGCGGAAACCAACTGGCCAAGGATCCCCGCTGGCAATACGGAATTCCGCCCGAAGGAAATGCCAACTACGCTTGGATCCAACACTTCCTCTGGCATCTGGCCCCGGAGGGGCTGGCCGGATTCGTGCTGGCCAACGGCTCGATGAGTTCTCAGCAATCCGGCGAAGGCGCCATCCGCCAGGCCATCATTGAAGATGATCTGGTGGACTGCATGGTCGCCCTGCCGGGGAACCTGTTCTACTCAACTTCAATACCGGCCTGCCTCTGGTTCCTCTCCCGCGGCAAAAACAACGGCCGCTTCCGGGACCGCCGGGGAGAGTCTCTTTTCATCGACGCCCGCGAACTGGGACAGATGATAGACAAGATCCACCGGGAACTCACAGAAGATGACCTGGACAGGATCGCCGGGACCTATCACGCCTGGCGGGGAGACAAAGACGCGGGTGAATACCAGGACATCCCCGGATTCTGCAAATCAGTCTCCACGGAGGAGATCGCCAGCCAAAACCATGTGCTCACCCCCGGCCGCTATGTGGGCATGGCGCTCAGGGATGATGAAGACGGCGAACCCTTCGAAGCTAAGATGCGGCGCTTGACCGAGGAACTTTATGCCCAGTTCGAGGAATCCGCCCGGCTGGAAAAAAAGATCAAAGCCAATCTGAAGAAGTTGGGCTTCTAA
- a CDS encoding ABC-F family ATP-binding cassette domain-containing protein, with translation MASEVVITLANLAKQIGSKVIFSGLDLGIHSGDKIGLVGVNGCGKSTLLKVLASQIDPTEGSLVIRSGLKLGYLPQEAPQTADMSVLDYIQPPVPFAAESDEEHRYKAMLTVLGLTDFAKPLALLSGGQRRKADLARVLVAEPDILVLDEPTNHLDLEAIEWLQDLLAETKKTVIFVTHDRYFLDAVCTRVLEIAHGRCHIHEGNYSAYVRGHLIRATGAQRKETRRQAQLKKELDWLNRGAKARATKPKNHVDRVRELLSKSYLISNAELDISFQTDRLGKTILELHKLSKSYGSQELFTDIDHNFQPRERIGVLGPNGCGKTTLLKVITGEVEPDLGSVKVGVNTHFSYYRQEDESFDPLLSVYDYIAQYAEVIKTRDGSKVTAAEMLKRFLFDAKMQQQKLSSLSGGELKRLYLLKSLMFGANFIILDEPTNDLDIRTLEILEDYLDAFAGCLLVVSHDRFFLDRCVDYLFIFEGTSIRKFPGNYSDYLLVKKFQREEAAEQAAPALLLRPKRARKGLSYNEQREFDLLTREIDSLEARVAELEDTLNSPGEQLSHLDYARISADLQSLHALHQDKLQRWLELDDKAGS, from the coding sequence GTGGCCTCCGAAGTTGTCATCACCCTTGCCAACCTGGCCAAGCAGATAGGCAGCAAGGTGATCTTTTCCGGGCTCGACCTCGGCATCCATTCCGGCGACAAGATCGGCCTGGTGGGCGTGAACGGCTGCGGCAAATCCACCCTGCTCAAAGTGCTCGCTTCCCAGATCGATCCCACGGAAGGCAGCCTCGTCATCCGCAGCGGCCTCAAGCTCGGATATCTGCCTCAGGAAGCTCCGCAAACCGCGGATATGAGCGTTTTGGACTACATCCAGCCACCCGTCCCCTTTGCCGCCGAAAGCGACGAGGAACACCGCTACAAGGCCATGCTCACCGTACTCGGTCTCACGGATTTTGCCAAACCCCTCGCCCTCCTCTCCGGAGGACAGCGCCGCAAGGCCGACCTCGCCCGCGTTCTGGTGGCCGAACCGGACATCCTCGTGCTCGACGAACCCACCAACCACCTGGACCTCGAAGCCATCGAATGGCTGCAGGACCTGCTGGCCGAAACCAAAAAGACCGTCATCTTCGTAACCCACGACCGCTATTTCCTGGATGCCGTCTGCACCCGGGTTCTGGAGATCGCCCACGGCCGCTGCCACATCCACGAGGGCAATTATTCCGCCTACGTGCGCGGCCACCTCATCCGCGCCACCGGGGCCCAGCGCAAGGAAACCCGCCGCCAGGCCCAGCTCAAAAAAGAGCTCGACTGGCTGAACCGCGGCGCCAAAGCGCGCGCCACCAAGCCCAAAAACCACGTTGACCGCGTGCGCGAACTCCTTTCCAAGAGCTACCTCATCTCCAACGCCGAGCTCGATATCTCCTTTCAGACGGACCGCCTCGGCAAGACCATCCTGGAGCTGCATAAACTCAGTAAAAGTTACGGTTCCCAGGAGCTGTTCACCGATATCGACCACAATTTCCAGCCCCGCGAGCGGATCGGCGTCCTGGGACCCAACGGCTGCGGCAAAACCACTTTGCTCAAGGTCATCACCGGCGAGGTGGAGCCCGACCTCGGCAGCGTCAAAGTGGGCGTGAACACCCATTTTTCCTACTACCGGCAGGAGGACGAAAGCTTCGATCCCCTCCTCAGCGTTTACGACTACATCGCCCAATACGCCGAGGTGATCAAGACCCGCGACGGCAGCAAGGTGACCGCCGCCGAAATGCTGAAGCGCTTTCTCTTCGACGCCAAAATGCAGCAGCAGAAACTCTCCTCCCTCTCCGGCGGTGAGCTCAAGCGCCTCTACCTGCTCAAATCCCTCATGTTCGGCGCGAATTTCATCATCCTGGACGAACCCACCAACGACCTCGACATCCGCACCCTGGAGATCCTCGAGGACTATCTGGACGCCTTTGCCGGCTGCCTCCTCGTGGTTTCTCACGACCGCTTTTTCCTCGACCGCTGCGTGGATTACCTCTTCATCTTCGAAGGCACTTCCATCCGCAAATTCCCCGGCAACTACTCCGATTATTTGCTGGTGAAGAAATTCCAGCGCGAGGAAGCCGCTGAACAGGCTGCCCCAGCTCTGCTCCTGCGTCCCAAACGCGCCCGGAAAGGCCTTTCCTACAACGAACAGCGCGAGTTCGACCTCCTTACCCGGGAGATCGACAGCCTCGAAGCACGCGTGGCGGAACTCGAGGACACCCTCAATTCACCCGGCGAACAGCTCTCCCACCTCGATTACGCCCGCATCAGCGCCGATCTGCAAAGCCTCCACGCCCTCCATCAGGACAAGCTCCAGCGCTGGCTGGAACTCGACGACAAAGCCGGAAGCTAA
- the thyX gene encoding FAD-dependent thymidylate synthase, protein MLKVTLAGYNIDSSLIRSLDQASATPEVISAAYARISRSAKSVSELRAEALADVAQARKSNQAIVFDLGHASVAEHAVFNFDVIGVSRLLTESLETLRFASFTEKSQRYVTFARDYVIPAELELPAHSALRREYISVMDALFAEYQASYKALKSLYASDFPELAAQARDGMAKEDARYILPLATTTQLGMTLNARSLENLLRRLIASPLREARELHAALLKPAREVCPSLVRHVEAEPFTGSFRALNPKIPRDDFQDEELVRLLTHTPNADDTILAALLYEQTQGSWQQCLDATSGFAAKVKQDMWDQVFADIRPWTKMPRAFELVDFSFELSLTESCWAQFKRHRVGSVIRQKHPSSRLWVLPEVIGEAGRSSQWHDLLPRVMDLKKALASISDELACYARLNADRVKVLVKMNLRELYHLIRLRCDEHAQWEINILAHAIAEQLRGVAPQATAFLCGKSEFDACKADRAFQND, encoded by the coding sequence ATGCTGAAAGTCACCCTCGCCGGCTACAATATCGACAGCTCTCTGATCCGCTCTCTGGACCAGGCTTCCGCCACTCCGGAGGTGATCTCAGCCGCTTACGCCCGCATCAGCCGCAGCGCCAAATCCGTTTCCGAACTGCGCGCGGAGGCGCTGGCGGATGTCGCCCAGGCGAGAAAATCGAACCAGGCCATCGTCTTTGACCTGGGCCACGCCTCCGTGGCCGAACACGCCGTCTTCAACTTCGATGTGATCGGAGTTTCCCGTCTCCTCACCGAAAGCCTGGAAACCCTGCGCTTCGCCTCTTTCACCGAAAAATCCCAGCGCTATGTTACCTTTGCCAGGGACTACGTGATCCCGGCTGAGCTTGAACTTCCGGCCCATTCCGCTCTTAGGCGTGAATACATCAGCGTTATGGACGCGCTGTTCGCCGAATACCAGGCCAGTTACAAAGCCCTGAAGAGCTTGTACGCCTCGGATTTTCCGGAGCTTGCCGCTCAGGCCCGGGACGGCATGGCCAAGGAAGACGCCCGCTACATCCTGCCTCTGGCCACCACCACCCAGCTGGGGATGACCCTCAACGCCCGCAGCCTGGAAAACCTGCTCCGGCGCCTGATCGCCAGTCCGCTCAGGGAAGCCCGGGAACTGCACGCCGCTTTGCTGAAGCCGGCCAGAGAAGTATGCCCCTCCTTGGTCCGCCACGTGGAGGCGGAACCTTTCACGGGAAGTTTCCGCGCCCTCAACCCCAAAATTCCCCGCGACGATTTTCAGGATGAGGAGCTCGTGCGCCTGCTGACACATACCCCGAACGCCGATGACACGATCCTCGCGGCGCTGCTGTATGAACAAACTCAGGGCAGTTGGCAGCAATGCCTCGACGCCACGTCCGGCTTTGCTGCCAAGGTGAAACAGGACATGTGGGACCAGGTCTTCGCGGATATCCGCCCTTGGACAAAGATGCCCCGCGCCTTTGAACTGGTGGATTTCTCTTTTGAGCTCAGCCTGACGGAAAGCTGCTGGGCCCAGTTCAAACGCCACCGGGTGGGATCCGTGATCAGGCAGAAACATCCCAGTTCGCGTCTCTGGGTGCTGCCCGAGGTGATCGGGGAGGCAGGCCGCTCCTCCCAATGGCATGATCTGTTGCCCCGGGTTATGGACCTGAAGAAAGCTCTGGCCTCGATCTCGGACGAGCTTGCCTGCTACGCGCGCCTCAACGCCGATCGCGTGAAGGTGCTGGTGAAAATGAACCTCCGCGAGCTCTACCACCTCATCCGCCTCCGCTGCGACGAACACGCCCAGTGGGAGATCAACATCCTGGCCCACGCCATTGCCGAACAGCTTCGCGGCGTGGCTCCCCAGGCCACGGCATTCCTATGCGGGAAAAGCGAATTCGACGCCTGTAAGGCGGATCGCGCTTTCCAAAACGATTGA